One genomic segment of Nitrospinota bacterium includes these proteins:
- a CDS encoding P-II family nitrogen regulator encodes MKKVEAIIKPFKLEEVKEALTGIGVQGLTVTEVKGFGRQKGHTELYRGAEYVVDFLPKIKLEIVVDDGMVETAIEKIIGAAATGKIGDGKIFVSPVEEVIRIRTGERGAEAI; translated from the coding sequence ATGAAAAAGGTGGAAGCGATAATAAAGCCCTTCAAGCTCGAGGAGGTGAAGGAGGCGCTCACCGGAATCGGCGTGCAAGGCCTTACCGTCACCGAGGTGAAGGGTTTTGGGCGGCAAAAGGGGCACACGGAGCTTTACAGGGGGGCGGAGTACGTGGTTGATTTCCTCCCCAAGATAAAGCTTGAGATTGTGGTGGACGACGGGATGGTGGAGACTGCCATCGAAAAGATCATCGGCGCGGCGGCCACCGGCAAGATCGGCGACGGGAAGATTTTCGTCAGCCCCGTGGAGGAAGTGATCAGGATAAGGACCGGCGAGAGGGGAGCGGAGGCCATCTAG
- a CDS encoding outer membrane beta-barrel protein: MKKVVLGLMALFFAASFSPAQAVDLADGFKLTGFVQTDYDNQDRSGVSTFTLEEAEVDVEKSIKDVGGMRFDLNYRSSDRMTAVSAKAGETTATVAGLADVSLEQGFVWINLPAGLKLTVGKFNAPIGFELVDPNQMFQYSHAMVFIYGLPTNLTGVNLSGAAGIVDFQVYGVNGWDKLQDDNKDKTIGGRLGITPLEGVNVGLSYITGKEGSDANNAAANNLSAFDVDATITSVKGLTIGAEFNSGKFEKQSVVNPGGDAEWSGFLVMVNYAITDKVSLTARYDTFDDKGGARFGSGVKEKRDAITIAPTYTFTPGFIARAEYRMTKSDQKVFVDKDGNSNDSVTDIALDFVYSF, from the coding sequence ATGAAAAAGGTGGTTCTTGGACTCATGGCTCTATTTTTCGCCGCAAGTTTTTCCCCGGCTCAAGCCGTTGATTTGGCCGATGGGTTCAAGCTAACCGGCTTTGTCCAAACCGATTATGACAATCAGGACAGGTCCGGTGTCTCCACATTCACCCTCGAAGAGGCGGAAGTGGATGTGGAAAAGTCCATTAAGGATGTGGGTGGAATGCGTTTTGACCTTAACTACAGGTCTTCGGACAGGATGACGGCCGTCAGCGCCAAAGCGGGGGAGACAACCGCCACGGTGGCGGGCCTTGCGGACGTCTCGCTGGAGCAGGGCTTCGTGTGGATCAACCTGCCGGCCGGCTTGAAGCTGACTGTGGGCAAATTCAACGCCCCCATCGGGTTTGAACTGGTGGATCCGAACCAGATGTTCCAATATTCCCACGCCATGGTTTTTATCTACGGGCTCCCGACCAACCTGACCGGGGTCAACCTTTCCGGCGCGGCGGGGATAGTGGATTTCCAGGTGTATGGAGTTAACGGTTGGGATAAACTGCAGGACGACAACAAGGACAAGACCATAGGCGGCCGGTTGGGAATCACGCCTTTGGAGGGGGTGAACGTGGGGCTTTCGTACATCACCGGCAAAGAGGGGAGCGACGCGAACAACGCCGCCGCCAACAACCTTTCCGCGTTTGACGTGGACGCCACGATCACGTCGGTAAAGGGGCTGACTATCGGGGCGGAGTTCAACTCCGGGAAGTTTGAGAAGCAGTCGGTGGTCAATCCCGGCGGCGACGCGGAGTGGAGCGGGTTTCTTGTGATGGTCAACTACGCCATCACGGACAAGGTCAGCCTGACGGCGCGGTATGACACGTTTGACGATAAGGGTGGCGCCAGGTTCGGCTCGGGCGTCAAGGAGAAGCGCGACGCTATTACGATAGCGCCCACATACACTTTCACCCCCGGCTTTATCGCCAGGGCCGAGTACAGGATGACCAAGTCCGACCAGAAGGTGTTTGTGGACAAGGACGGCAATTCCAACGACTCCGTTACGGACATCGCGCTGGATTTCGTATATTCTTTCTGA
- the glgB gene encoding 1,4-alpha-glucan branching protein GlgB: protein MCPTVPRHQIDRIIHADHHDPFTVLGIHPAAGGVAIRAFDPEAAEIAVVDIHSKKLRYQMTRVDDAGFFETFVPDRTVFAYDLHIVNYRGESRVNRDPYSFLPLLGEMDLYLFNEGNHYDIHKKLGAHVMNVDGVTGTRFAVWAPNARRVSVVGDFCGWDGRRFPMRVLGSSGVWEIFIPGADRGTMYKYEIKAKNGDVFTKADPYAYASELRPRTASVVWDMEGYKWDDSEWIKTRNSRDLLKQPMAIYEVHLGSWARSVDGAHWLSYRDMAPLLVEYCRRQNFTHVELMPVNEHPFDASWGYQVTGYFCPTSRFGGPDDFKYFIDFFHNHGIGVIIDWVPAHFPKDDFGLRRFDGTPLYEHEDWRRGEHKDWGTLIFNYGRPEVANFLLSSVLFWLEHYHLDGIRVDAVASMLYLDYSREAGEWAPNQYGGKENLEAIEFLKKMNVLVHEKFPGVVTIAEESTSWGGVSRPTYVGGLGFTMKWNMGWMHDMLEYFSKDPIHRKHHHSNLTFAMLYAFHENFVLPFSHDEVVHGKGSLIGKMPGDTWRQFANLRLLLGYMYAHPGKKLLFQGGDIGQWSEWDHDKSVEWHLLKYAPHARLQKFMADLGGVYLREKSMWEVDFSWNGFEWIDFGDWESSVISFVRRAENPADHTVYVFNFTPVPRWEYRLGVPEHAFYEEVLNSDAQIYYGSNVGNFGGVWADRQPWHGQPDSIRITLPPLGMLMFKPRR, encoded by the coding sequence ATGTGCCCGACCGTCCCCCGTCACCAGATAGACAGGATAATCCACGCGGACCATCATGATCCGTTCACAGTGCTCGGCATACACCCGGCGGCTGGCGGCGTTGCGATACGCGCGTTTGATCCGGAGGCGGCGGAAATCGCGGTTGTCGACATACACTCCAAAAAGCTGCGATATCAGATGACCCGCGTGGACGACGCCGGTTTTTTCGAGACGTTCGTCCCGGACAGGACCGTCTTCGCCTACGACCTGCACATCGTCAATTACCGCGGCGAAAGCCGGGTCAACAGGGACCCGTACAGTTTCCTGCCGCTTCTCGGGGAGATGGACCTTTACCTGTTCAACGAAGGCAACCACTACGATATACACAAAAAGCTGGGCGCCCACGTGATGAATGTGGACGGGGTGACCGGGACCAGGTTCGCCGTCTGGGCGCCCAACGCAAGAAGGGTGTCGGTGGTGGGGGATTTTTGCGGGTGGGACGGACGCAGGTTCCCCATGCGTGTGCTGGGAAGCTCCGGGGTGTGGGAGATATTCATCCCCGGCGCCGACAGGGGGACAATGTACAAATACGAGATAAAGGCCAAGAACGGCGATGTTTTCACCAAGGCAGATCCATACGCCTACGCCAGCGAGCTTCGCCCCCGCACAGCTTCCGTGGTGTGGGACATGGAGGGGTACAAATGGGACGACTCGGAGTGGATAAAGACAAGGAATTCGCGGGACCTGCTAAAGCAGCCCATGGCCATATATGAAGTACATTTAGGATCATGGGCCAGGAGCGTGGACGGCGCCCATTGGCTTTCGTACAGGGACATGGCGCCGCTGCTGGTGGAATATTGCCGGCGGCAGAATTTCACGCATGTGGAACTCATGCCGGTGAACGAACATCCTTTTGACGCTTCATGGGGCTATCAGGTGACCGGCTATTTCTGCCCCACCTCCCGCTTCGGCGGCCCGGACGACTTCAAATATTTCATAGATTTTTTCCACAACCACGGCATCGGCGTGATCATAGACTGGGTGCCCGCGCACTTCCCAAAGGACGATTTCGGCCTGCGAAGGTTCGACGGGACTCCGCTGTACGAGCATGAGGACTGGCGGCGCGGGGAACACAAGGACTGGGGGACGCTCATATTCAACTATGGCCGGCCGGAGGTGGCCAACTTCCTGCTCTCCTCGGTGCTGTTCTGGCTGGAGCACTACCATCTGGACGGGATCCGGGTGGACGCCGTGGCCTCGATGCTTTACCTGGACTACTCCAGGGAGGCGGGCGAATGGGCGCCAAACCAGTACGGCGGCAAGGAGAACCTGGAGGCCATCGAGTTCCTCAAAAAGATGAACGTGCTCGTCCACGAAAAATTCCCCGGAGTGGTGACCATCGCCGAAGAGTCCACCTCCTGGGGCGGCGTCTCCCGCCCGACATACGTGGGAGGGCTGGGCTTTACGATGAAATGGAACATGGGCTGGATGCACGACATGCTCGAGTACTTCAGCAAGGACCCGATCCACCGCAAGCATCACCACAGCAACCTGACCTTCGCCATGCTGTACGCGTTCCATGAAAACTTCGTCCTCCCATTCAGCCATGACGAGGTGGTGCACGGCAAGGGATCGCTCATCGGCAAGATGCCGGGGGACACCTGGAGGCAGTTTGCCAACCTGAGGCTCCTGCTCGGCTATATGTACGCCCATCCCGGCAAGAAACTTCTTTTCCAGGGGGGGGACATCGGCCAGTGGAGCGAATGGGATCATGACAAGTCGGTGGAATGGCACCTTCTAAAGTACGCTCCGCACGCAAGACTGCAGAAATTCATGGCCGACCTGGGAGGCGTTTACCTCAGGGAAAAAAGCATGTGGGAGGTGGACTTCAGCTGGAACGGATTCGAATGGATAGACTTCGGGGACTGGGAGTCGTCCGTGATATCCTTCGTCCGGCGCGCGGAGAACCCGGCGGACCATACCGTGTATGTCTTCAACTTCACGCCGGTGCCAAGGTGGGAGTACAGGCTGGGGGTGCCGGAACACGCTTTTTACGAAGAAGTCCTCAATTCGGACGCACAGATTTACTATGGATCGAATGTCGGCAACTTCGGAGGGGTGTGGGCGGACAGGCAGCCGTGGCACGGCCAGCCTGATTCCATAAGGATAACGCTCCCGCCGCTTGGCATGCTCATGTTCAAGCCGAGACGGTGA
- a CDS encoding tetratricopeptide repeat protein translates to MDNKKYPLDGWQVAAPLVAIISFTCYSGTFHFPFQFDDETMFVNSDPSGFLKDARTIWSVNPSRFVHFLSFGINYWIGGTDTFGYHVVNFAIHLANVFLVWRLMEMIVGMECHRSCGPFAIGSIMRRAPLFAALLFAAHPLQTQAVTYIWQRSTSLSAFFYLLSLLLYLKFARSEILGAPRRRLLAVSLLSAIAAMFTKQIAVTLPVAVAIVDYYFVSRSLSGLRRRMTVIAAYLPVLLVVPAMSAMGYSRELTDVSDRALRVAAHSEYLFTQFNVIVTYIRLLAWPVGQNLDYDYPLARSLADCLPSLVLLCAIFALGVWLFRRNRIASFGIIFFFLAISVESSIFPLEDLIFEHRAYLPSVGAFAAFWALTMPVIGKITYSDRGQRIIAVAFITVILIPLIAATRARNEVWKDKITLWSDVAEKSPGKPRGYIHIGLAHMRADRLGDAETWFNKAAQVAPQNAYAHYMLGKIYVKRGEDGRAIGEFEAALSRQDNLSLAHMQIGDIHMRRGDCPLAAKSYIRAVNLAPGMVEFRMKLGRALEKCGDRRGSATVFESVLKIEPENIEARQALDAQKGGNSGR, encoded by the coding sequence TTGGACAATAAAAAGTATCCTCTGGACGGCTGGCAGGTTGCCGCGCCGTTGGTGGCCATCATCTCCTTCACCTGTTATTCCGGGACCTTCCATTTCCCCTTCCAATTTGACGACGAGACTATGTTCGTCAACTCCGACCCGTCGGGATTTCTGAAGGATGCACGGACGATATGGAGTGTCAATCCTTCGCGGTTTGTCCATTTTCTGAGCTTTGGGATCAACTACTGGATCGGCGGGACGGACACCTTTGGATACCATGTCGTCAACTTCGCGATACACCTTGCAAATGTGTTTCTAGTATGGCGGCTGATGGAAATGATCGTCGGCATGGAGTGTCACCGCTCGTGCGGGCCGTTTGCCATCGGCTCGATCATGCGCCGCGCCCCGTTGTTCGCCGCTCTTTTGTTCGCGGCGCATCCGCTCCAGACGCAGGCGGTCACCTATATCTGGCAGAGGTCCACTTCGCTGTCGGCGTTTTTCTATCTGTTGTCGCTTCTGCTTTATCTTAAGTTTGCGCGCAGCGAAATATTGGGGGCCCCGCGCCGAAGGTTGCTTGCCGTGTCCCTGCTTAGCGCCATCGCCGCCATGTTCACAAAGCAGATAGCGGTGACTCTGCCGGTGGCCGTGGCGATTGTGGACTATTATTTTGTCAGCCGTTCCCTTTCCGGGCTGCGGCGCAGGATGACGGTCATCGCGGCGTATCTCCCGGTTCTGCTGGTGGTCCCGGCGATGTCGGCCATGGGGTACAGCAGGGAATTGACGGATGTTTCGGACCGTGCGCTCCGGGTGGCGGCGCATTCCGAATATCTTTTTACCCAATTTAACGTGATTGTGACATACATACGGCTTCTCGCGTGGCCCGTAGGGCAGAACCTGGACTACGATTATCCGCTGGCCAGGTCGTTGGCGGACTGTTTGCCGTCGCTCGTCCTGCTTTGCGCCATCTTCGCGTTGGGAGTGTGGCTGTTCCGGCGTAACAGGATCGCTTCTTTCGGGATCATCTTCTTTTTTCTGGCCATAAGCGTGGAATCTTCCATTTTCCCGCTGGAGGACTTGATATTCGAACATCGTGCCTATCTGCCGTCGGTGGGGGCGTTTGCCGCTTTCTGGGCATTGACGATGCCGGTAATCGGAAAAATCACCTATAGTGACAGGGGACAAAGGATTATTGCCGTGGCGTTCATCACAGTCATTCTCATACCGTTAATTGCGGCCACCCGCGCCCGCAACGAAGTGTGGAAAGACAAAATCACACTATGGTCGGACGTGGCGGAGAAATCCCCCGGCAAACCCCGGGGCTACATTCACATCGGGCTTGCCCATATGCGCGCAGACAGGCTCGGCGACGCCGAAACATGGTTTAATAAAGCGGCCCAGGTGGCGCCGCAAAACGCCTACGCCCATTACATGCTCGGCAAAATATACGTCAAACGCGGAGAAGACGGACGCGCCATCGGTGAATTTGAGGCCGCGTTATCAAGGCAGGACAATCTTTCACTGGCGCATATGCAGATTGGCGACATACACATGCGGCGGGGGGATTGCCCACTTGCCGCCAAAAGTTATATCCGCGCCGTCAACCTGGCGCCGGGCATGGTGGAATTCCGCATGAAACTGGGGCGCGCGCTGGAAAAGTGCGGTGACAGGCGCGGCTCCGCGACGGTGTTCGAAAGTGTCCTTAAAATAGAGCCGGAAAATATCGAGGCGCGCCAGGCGCTCGATGCCCAAAAGGGGGGGAATAGCGGCAGGTGA